One window from the genome of Pseudoliparis swirei isolate HS2019 ecotype Mariana Trench chromosome 24, NWPU_hadal_v1, whole genome shotgun sequence encodes:
- the LOC130189464 gene encoding P2X purinoceptor 3-like, with protein sequence MWTFIKDFFTYETTKSVVVKSWTIGIINRAVQLFIITYFIWWVFINEKAYQENDTAIESSVMTKVKGFGIYNNKVMDVADYVIPTQGASVFCIITNIITTENQVKGYCPESENKYKCTKDSQCKRKPGSYGILTGRCVPFNSTIKMCEIQGWCPAEIDTIKTTPMKEIANFTIFIKNSIRFPTFNYTKGNFLTTITSDYIKKCNFDMVNNTYCPIFRVGDVVRYAQQNFTKLAEKGGVIGIKISWICDLDKSDDQCNPSYSFTRLDAMSQKNAVSPGYNFRFAKYYKMENGTDYRTLVKAYAIRFDVLVNGNAGKFNMIPTLINMVAAFTSVGVGTVLCDIILLNFLKGAEQYKAKKFEEVSDSPLDSRNKGFSRSQLSLRHSEAMMKSSDSGAFSIEHYS encoded by the exons ATGTGGACTTTTATAAAAGACTTCTTCACCTATGAAACCACTAAGTCAGTGGTTGTGAAGAGCTGGACCATCGGCATCATCAATCGTGCCGTCCAACTCTTCATCATCACTTACTTCATCTG GTGGGTGTTTATCAATGAGAAGGCCTACCAGGAGAACGACACAGCTATTGAATCCTCAGTGATGACCAAGGTCAAAGGTTTTGGAATCTACAATAACAAGGTCATGGATGTTGCAGACTATGTCATTCCTACACAG GGAGCTTCAGTGTTCTGCATTATCACCAACATCATAACCACAGAGAACCAGGTCAAAGGATACTGTCCTGAG aGTGAGAATAAGTATAAGTGTACGAAGGACAGTCAATGCAAAAGGAAGCCAGGTAGTTATG GAATCTTGACAGGGAGATGTGTTCCGTTCAACTCCACCATCAAGATGTGTGAGATACAAGGATGGTGTCCTGCTGAGATCGACACCATCAAGAC GACGCCAATGAAGGAGATTGCGAATTTTACCATTTTTATTAAGAATAGCATCCGTTTTCCAACCTTCAACTACACTAA aGGGAACTTCCTGACTACCATCACAAGCGATTACATAAAGAAATGTAACTttgacatggtcaacaacacCTACTGCCCCATCTTCAGAGTGGGAGACGTGGTCCGCTACGCACAGCAGAACTTCACCAAGCTAGCAGAGAAG GGGGGAGTGATTGGAATAAAGATCAGCTGGATATGTGACCTGGACAAGTCAGATGACCAGTGTAACCCCTCGTACTCATTCACCCGACTGGATGCCATGTCACAGAAGAACGCTGTCTCACCGGGCTACAATTTCAG GTTTGCCAAATACTATAAGATGGAGAATGGGACGGACTACCGCACTTTGGTCAAAGCCTATGCTATTAGGTTTGATGTTCTAGTCAATGGAAAT GCTGGGAAGTTCAACATGATCCCCACACTCATCAACATGGTGGCAGCCTTCACTTCAGTGGGAGTG GGCACCGTGTTGTGTGATATCATACTGCTGAACTTCCTGAAAGGAGCGGAGCAGTACAAGGCCAAGAAATTTGAAGAG GTGTCAGACAGCCCGCTGGATTCCCGAAACAAAGGGTTTTCCCGCTCCCAGCTGTCACTCAGACATAGCGAGGCCATGATGAAGTCCAGTGACTCGGGGGCATTTTCTATTGAACATTACAGCTAA